Proteins encoded within one genomic window of Bradyrhizobium sp. AZCC 1719:
- the fliR gene encoding flagellar biosynthetic protein FliR, with the protein MRVDISLLPALAATFMLVFARVGAMVMLLPGFGESNIPVRIKLAIALLLTLIILPLHRTAYQVDLTSMTAIGVLLVHEIAIGIVLGATARVTLAALAVAGSVIAQQLGLGFVTAVDPTQGQQGVLIGNFLSILGMTLLFATDTHHLVIAALNESYRIFSPGELMPSGDVAALATRAFATAFKIGIQLSAPFLVFGLVFNIGLGVLARLMPAMQVYFVGVPLSIMVGFLIFALVLTGMMATYLNYFIGVMHELTPLK; encoded by the coding sequence ATGCGCGTCGACATATCGCTGCTGCCGGCCCTTGCCGCCACCTTCATGCTGGTGTTCGCTCGCGTTGGGGCCATGGTGATGCTGTTGCCGGGGTTTGGCGAGAGCAACATCCCGGTGCGCATCAAGCTCGCGATCGCGTTGCTGTTGACGTTGATCATTCTGCCGCTCCACCGCACCGCTTACCAAGTCGATCTGACCTCGATGACGGCGATCGGGGTGCTGCTGGTGCACGAGATCGCCATCGGCATCGTGCTCGGCGCCACGGCGCGCGTGACGCTGGCGGCGCTTGCGGTGGCGGGCTCGGTAATCGCCCAGCAGCTCGGCCTCGGCTTCGTCACCGCCGTCGATCCGACGCAAGGGCAGCAGGGCGTGCTGATCGGCAACTTCCTCTCCATTCTCGGCATGACGCTGCTGTTTGCGACCGACACCCATCACCTCGTCATCGCGGCGCTGAACGAGAGCTACCGGATCTTCTCGCCGGGCGAGCTGATGCCGAGCGGTGACGTGGCGGCGCTTGCCACGCGCGCCTTCGCGACCGCCTTCAAGATCGGCATACAGCTCTCCGCGCCGTTCCTGGTGTTCGGCCTCGTCTTCAATATCGGCCTCGGCGTGCTGGCGCGGCTGATGCCGGCGATGCAGGTCTATTTCGTCGGCGTGCCGCTGTCGATCATGGTGGGCTTTCTGATCTTCGCCCTCGTACTCACCGGAATGATGGCGACTTATCTCAACTACTTCATCGGCGTGATGCACGAATTGACGCCGCTGAAATAG